In Schlegelella aquatica, one DNA window encodes the following:
- the hprK gene encoding HPr(Ser) kinase/phosphatase, translating into MKPTVISAEALFEAQRATLKWQWIAGHAHPERRFDEVAVRDAQSAADLVGYLNYIHPYRVQIVGKREVDYLSNASPEDQARRVARIVTLEPPVVIVADAQVPPDHLVAMCERAEIPLFVTQESAGFVIDVLRSYLSLHFAERTTRHGVFMDILGLGVLLTGESGLGKSELGLELISRGHGLVADDAVDFYRVSQSAIEGRCPELLLNLLEVRGIGLLDIKAIFGETAVRRKMRLKLIVHLVRKETMERDFERLPYEPLYEDVLGVPVRKVVIAVDAGRNLAVLVEAAVRNTILQLRGIDTYKEFIERHQRAMQQGQ; encoded by the coding sequence GTGAAACCCACCGTCATCAGCGCCGAGGCCCTGTTCGAGGCGCAGCGCGCCACGCTCAAGTGGCAGTGGATCGCCGGCCACGCGCATCCCGAGCGCCGCTTCGACGAGGTCGCGGTGCGCGATGCGCAATCGGCCGCGGACCTCGTCGGCTACCTCAACTACATCCATCCCTACCGCGTCCAGATCGTCGGCAAGCGCGAGGTGGACTACCTCTCCAACGCCTCGCCCGAGGACCAGGCGCGTCGCGTCGCGCGCATCGTCACGCTCGAGCCGCCGGTGGTCATCGTCGCCGACGCCCAGGTGCCGCCGGATCATCTCGTCGCGATGTGCGAGCGCGCCGAGATCCCGCTGTTCGTCACGCAGGAGTCGGCCGGCTTCGTGATCGACGTGCTGCGCAGCTACCTGTCGCTGCACTTCGCCGAGCGCACGACGCGCCACGGCGTGTTCATGGACATCCTCGGCCTGGGCGTGCTGCTGACCGGTGAGTCGGGCCTGGGCAAGAGCGAGCTCGGCCTGGAGCTGATCTCGCGCGGCCACGGGCTGGTCGCCGACGACGCAGTGGACTTCTATCGCGTCTCGCAAAGCGCCATCGAGGGCCGCTGCCCCGAGCTGCTGTTGAACCTGCTCGAGGTGCGCGGCATCGGCCTGCTGGACATCAAGGCGATCTTCGGTGAGACCGCCGTGCGCCGCAAGATGCGCCTGAAGCTGATCGTCCACCTCGTGCGCAAGGAGACGATGGAGCGCGACTTCGAGCGCCTGCCCTACGAGCCGCTGTACGAGGACGTGCTGGGCGTGCCGGTACGCAAGGTCGTGATCGCCGTCGACGCCGGCCGCAACCTCGCCGTGCTGGTGGAGGCGGCCGTGCGCAACACCATCTTGCAGCTGCGCGGCATCGACACCTACAAGGAGTTCATCGAGCGCCACCAGCGCGCGATGCAGCAGGGGCAATAG
- a CDS encoding PTS sugar transporter subunit IIA, whose amino-acid sequence MNRLAAILPASNVLVDVDASSKKRVFEHAGLLFENLHSIARATVTDNLFARERLGSTGLGHGVAIPHGRIKGLKNPLAAVIRVQQPIPFDAPDDEPVSLLIFLLVPEAATQRHLEILSEIAELLSDRELRERLKTEPDAAKVHALIAAWEPLKSVA is encoded by the coding sequence ATGAACCGTCTCGCCGCCATCCTGCCTGCCAGCAACGTGCTGGTGGATGTGGACGCCTCCAGCAAGAAGCGGGTGTTCGAGCACGCCGGCTTGCTGTTCGAGAACCTGCACTCGATCGCCCGCGCGACTGTGACGGACAACCTGTTCGCACGCGAACGGCTGGGGTCGACCGGGCTGGGCCACGGGGTGGCCATTCCCCACGGGCGCATCAAGGGCCTCAAGAACCCGCTGGCCGCGGTCATCCGCGTGCAGCAGCCCATCCCGTTCGATGCCCCGGACGACGAGCCGGTCAGCCTGTTGATCTTCCTGCTCGTGCCCGAGGCCGCCACGCAGCGCCACCTCGAGATCCTCTCCGAGATCGCCGAGCTGCTGTCGGATCGCGAACTGCGCGAGCGGCTCAAGACCGAGCCCGACGCAGCGAAGGTCCACGCGCTCATCGCGGCGTGGGAGCCGCTCAAGTCGGTCGCCTGA
- the hpf gene encoding ribosome hibernation-promoting factor, HPF/YfiA family: MNLTISGHHLEVTPALRDYVLAKLDRVTRHFDQVVDINVLLTVEKLKEKDRRQKAEVTLHVKGKDLFCETSHEDLYAAIDELVDKLDRQVIKHKGRVQDHHHESPKRMNGAVSGSA; this comes from the coding sequence ATGAACCTGACGATCAGCGGACACCACCTGGAAGTCACGCCCGCGCTCCGAGACTACGTGCTTGCCAAGCTGGATCGGGTCACCCGGCATTTCGACCAAGTGGTGGATATCAATGTCCTGCTGACAGTGGAGAAGTTGAAGGAGAAGGATCGTCGTCAGAAGGCAGAGGTGACCCTGCACGTGAAGGGCAAGGATCTCTTCTGCGAGACATCGCACGAAGACCTGTACGCAGCCATCGACGAGCTCGTCGACAAGCTCGACCGCCAGGTCATCAAACACAAGGGTCGGGTCCAAGACCATCACCATGAATCGCCCAAGCGCATGAACGGGGCCGTCAGCGGCAGCGCGTGA